The window GGTAGAGGGCCCAGGGGCAGAGGGGCCCAGGGGCAGAGGGCCCAGGGGCAGAGGGGCCCAGGGGCAGAGGGCCCAGGGGCAGAGGGCCCAGGGGCAGAGGGGCTCAGGCCTGAGCTCCCAGGAGGGTTCAGGTTCTGTAAACACACACTCAACACACACAGACGCCTAAAGCATGCATACACACGCAACATTCACACACGCGAGCGCGCGCACACTCAGGAGACCTTTGCCCTGGCCGCTGGTGGAATTTCTCCTGTAGGCCCTGGGCGGACACTCACTAGGAGGCAGCAGAGAGCAAGGCTACCACCTCACCTGGAAGCACAGAGAACCATCAGCTTCACCCAAGGGCAGCCCCACGCCTTCCCGATGGACCCCAGACCCTGTGTTCCCAAGTAAACCCTTCACCCTTCCAGGATCATCCAACCTGAAATCGTCCTAACAACCCCTTTGCATCTCACCCTCTTGGCCACAGGCAGCATCCCTCCCCCCCATTCCTTAGGCACCGAGGGCCTCCccgggcccctccccctcccccacgccgGGCCATGCTTACAGCCCACACTGCAGCCAGTCCTGGGCGCCGGAACAGACAGTGTATCTGGAATCCAATGACCCCGGGCAGGTGGCCACGCTGAGCCTCGGGTTCCTTTTCCATGAAATCGAAATGGGACTATCTGAGAGTATCAGAGAGTGAGGTGTCACCAAAGGCACCCCGCTGAGAACCAGGCCCAGGGCTGGTGCCATCAGCCCCTTCCCCCTGCCGTCCCGTTCTGCAGGTCATCATGGAAGCCTGGCTGAAGGGCGTGAACCCCAAAGGCAACTCCACCAACCCCAGCAACTGGGACTTCGGCAGCAGTTTCTTCTTCGCAGGCACGGTCGTCACCACCATCGGTAAAGGGCTGGGTGAAGAAGGGCTCTCCCCCTTCAGGGCTCGGGTTCCCCCAAAGCAGATGCCGAAACAAGGATGTGGTTGATCTAGGCGAGGACTCCAGGAAGCACCGGGGGAGAAGTGGTGAGACCGCCAGGGGGTGGTCCCCgtgggccagggcccaggccggaaggtgaaacagagagaaaaggccAGAGACATTGCACCAGTGAGCCAGGCTCACTCCCACTGGGGACCCTCGGAGAGGCCAGGTAGAGCCCCAGAACAGTCCCTGCGAGGGGTCTTGGCCTCCCAACCCCGCCCCGGCTGGCTGAGAGCTCATCCTGGAGGTGTGAACTGTCCAGCATTTTGGACCTGCCCTCAGACCAAGTGAACTCCTGTGGCCAGAAAAACCTCTCGGGTACAGAGAGATGCGGGAACTTGGGGTGGGAGGTCACATATGTCTGCAGAAACTGTCCACGAAGCTGCAGGTGATAGCCCAGGTGCCCCAAGGGGACAGGACCCTGAGAGTGTCTGCTACACCCCTCTGCCAGAAAACCCACTCCACCCCCCACAGGGAAACCCTCAGACCCCCACTAAACCCATCCATTTAATTAAGGCCAAGTGAGTCTTCCCCATCCATTCAATTAGGTCCAACACCTTCTTTGAACTTTGGTGACCTGGAAgctgaggaaggagcaggggtaGAGGATACATGGGAACTTGGATAAGACCCAGACTCAGCCCTCAAAGAGCTTCCAATCCAATGAGGACAGATAAGATAAACACACCAAGAACAATAGTGCAAGACCGAGTAGAAAATTAGATAGGAACGACATGAAACGCCATGGTAAATCATGTCTagtagggaggaagagaggggcagTCAGGAGGGCTTCCTAGAGGCAGGGTCATTTAAGATGGGCCTTGAAAGACCAGCAGGATTCTTTTAAATAGGGATCGTTGTAGCAGAGAATGGGAAGAGTGTTCGTGAGATCAAGGGagctttcctcctccccccagaGGTGGTGGGAGACCGCCAGCAGTTCTGAAGTCTACCCCCCCCCACATGCGCACTCCTCCTCACCCACAGGATATGGGAACCTGGCACCCAGCACGGAGGCCGGCCAGGTCTTCTGTGTCTTCtacgccctggtgggcatcccaCTCAACGTGGTCTTCCTCAACCACCTGGGCACAGGGCTGCGTGGCCATCTGACCACCCTCGAGAGGTGGGGGGACCAGCCCAGACGCTCCCAGGtagggcccctccctccctccctccctcgagCCCTGCCGTGGCCGAATCTGTGGCGGGTAGATGCTTCAGAAGCTGAGTCTGAGCTGGGGGCTGGCGGCAGGTCTTAGCAGACACGGGTGGGGGGAAAGGAGcaggcagagggagaggctgAATGCCACGTGGGTTGAGCAGAGACGTGGCCAGCCATCCACAGAATTCTGCAGCAGGTGCGGACCGCCGGAGTTGTCCCACAGCAGCCTGAGGCAACCAGGACTTTATACCCCTGCTCCTGTGAGGCACCGGGCGGCCTCCTGGGAAGGCGTGCCCTTGGGCCAGGCAGTGCTCTGTAGCTGCCAGACACCCTGAAGGAGCTGGCAGCTGCTCACCACGCTGCATCTCCACGGCCATCCCAGAACTCCAACAAGCATCCTTTCCTGTGGTTGAAGACAGGCTGCAGGCCACCCGGCGTGCCCCTAGAGCCCCCCTGCTCGCCAGCCCTTTGCTAAGCCAGGCACACTAAGAGGGCAGAGGTGCAGAGGAAGCCGGGACACTACAGTGTCCCAGATCTGAGTCCTCACGGGGCCTGCACAAGGGACTCCCCCAGCCCAAAAGAATCTTCAAATTCTGACTTGACCCAGGAATGCAATCCCTCTGACCGCATCCTTCCCAGCCCGGGCGAGATCACGCACACATGGGTTTAAGCTCCGCCCCAAAGGCCTGCAGGGCAGAGAAGGGACCGAGCTCTGACCCAGACTGCCCCGCCCCATACAGTCCTGGGCCTTCCATGTAGACTCAGACGCcgactccctcactccctccagcTACTGCAGATCCTGGGCCTGGCTCTGTTCTTGACCCTGGGGACCCTGATCGTCCTCGTCTTCCCGCCCATGGTCTTTAGCCACGTGGAGGGCTGGAGCCTCGGCGAGGGTTTCTACTTTGCCTTCATCACTCTCAGCACCATCGGCTTCGGGGACTATGTTGTTGGTGAGAACAAGGAAGTCACATATCTCTCAGGGTCAGAGACTCCGGGATTGGGGGGATGGGGAGGTGTCAGTGGGAG is drawn from Saccopteryx leptura isolate mSacLep1 chromosome 1, mSacLep1_pri_phased_curated, whole genome shotgun sequence and contains these coding sequences:
- the KCNK16 gene encoding potassium channel subfamily K member 16, translating into MPRAGLCVCWGGRVLPLLLVYVCYLLLGATVFQLLEKQAEAQSRDQFQFEKLRFLENYTCLDQRALEQFVQVIMEAWLKGVNPKGNSTNPSNWDFGSSFFFAGTVVTTIGYGNLAPSTEAGQVFCVFYALVGIPLNVVFLNHLGTGLRGHLTTLERWGDQPRRSQLLQILGLALFLTLGTLIVLVFPPMVFSHVEGWSLGEGFYFAFITLSTIGFGDYVVGTDPSKHYISVYRSLAAIWILLGLAWLALVLPLGPLLLHRCSQLWLLSRGLGLKTEGAPETSGLPRPQKLPFSA